The DNA window aggcactatcgagtttgagcgggactcgaaccccagtctggcaaacaccaagcagagacgttacaaatcaggCTACAACAGTCCATAAACAATGCCAGCACTTTCCTAAAGCCTCCTAAGGCCTGTCACAAATTCAAATAAAGGTCAGTGAAGCTTAGGAGGGTTGTGATAGCCTAGTGGATAACGTCTCAGACTCACAATTCACGAGTTGGAAGTTCAACCCTGAAAAAGTTTTCACTGGTGTTCACAATCCCACCGTCGTTATGAgctatagtcagttctttttacTGAGGCAGAGTTAcagcgactcgcaggggtgctcttatAGCtctgaaaactttcctgatcgctgattggttggacagacaagataattctaaccaatcagatagcaggaaacttttccgaactaaaagggcaccgctgcgagtcagtgcaaatgcgccacattaaaaaaaaaatggagtatagggATAGGGTGTTCGTAGGAGCCTATAAGTATccctgatgagtcatcaacagccattgcctggccctacctggtcctaaatTGAGTTAAGAGgatttttgggcgctgatcatatactccGGTGTCTAAGACATTTGCCTGTTCCTTGCTTCAACACCCATgaatgacttttattattattattattattattattattattattattattattattattattattactagccaagctacaaccctagttggaaaagcaagatgctataagcccaagggctccaacagggaaaaaaagcttaatgaggataggaaataaggaaataagtaaatgatgagaacaaattaacaataaatcattctaaaaacagtagcatcgtcaaaacagatatgtcataaataaactacaaaaagactcatgtcagcctggtcaacataaaaacatttgctgcaactttgaacttttgaagttctactgattcaactacctgattaggaagatcattccacgacttggcaacagctggaataaaacttctagaatactgtgtagtattgaacctcatgatggagaacgcctagctattagaattaactgcctgtctagtattacggcGTCTGACATTCATTGGTGAACACAAATCCAGGTACTAAACCGGCCCAAATTGCTGATATAGCTGCCATGTTATTCTATGTTGCTTATTGGTGGGTATCCATACATGTACTAAACAGGGCCAATGTTGTTGGGTTTTATACTCGATTATTGAAAGAGATCTAAATTGATTAGATGTCCCCTTGGaaagattaaaatataaatttcagtaAACACAAGAGTAGGTATAGTGtacttatcttaataataataacaataataataataataataataataataataataataataataataataataataataaggataacaataataataataataattataataataataataataataataataataataattattgttattattattattattattattattattattattattattattattattatcattattattaatattattatcattattgtcattattattatttttaggcaCGAAAATTGGAATAgaaaaaagtttagaaaaatacACAACTaagtaaattgatatatatatggatcgataaaaagattaaaaaggaCAAAAAGAACATTTTTATAGCCATGAAAtgattacatttctctctctctctctctctctctctctctctctctctctctctctctctctctctctctctctctcaaaaaaaagaaaaaaaatagaattgttaTACAGATATATCATGAAGTCGTTTAGGCcttcataaaaataaaatcattaattctctctctctctctctctctctctctctctctctctctctctctctctctctctctctcttcattatggCATGTAATTACTTCGATACCAATCTCTCTAAGACAACCGCTGGCCATTATTTGCTCTTCATTTCGGTCAACAGTGAATGAATGCCCAATATCGTCCGACTTTACACTGGCTTTGTTCTCCAGCGTCCAGTGGAACCACTTTTCTGCTCATCATCAGAAAGCCGAATAATTAAGCAGAAAAAAaggctttttaattttcattgctgAAGATATAGTGTTCACTATTTTTGGGTGAATTGGGCAATCGGTTATACAAAGAAGCAAGTTAGAACTATTGTTTTACGTACTTAAAAAAGagattttatttttgtgtatttttttgtaactgaaaatattttttctatatttagtaAAACTCTGCGATGTAACAGCTTTTTAATTATCAATGTTAAAGATATAATCTTCGCTATTTTTGGGTGAATTGGGCTATCAGTTATATAAAGAAGCAAGTCGGAACTATTGTTTTACGTACTTTAGAAAGAGGTTTCATTTTTGTGTAAATCTttggtattgaaaatatttttttctatatttggtaAAActcgggaatgaaaaaaaaaaaattggctcaaTTTAATAATGATGTTCTCAAATATATATCAGTATTATGCTAACTTTCATTAAAACAAAAAAGATTTTCAATAAAATCTTAAGTAAAGAACACAACTAATATTTTGTGGATTAAGCTGTATTTCTCAGTGATTTGATCTTTGTCAAATGTCATCAGCATCTATTGCCTGGaactacttggtcctagcttggatggagagggggacatgggcgctgatcatatgtatatatggtcaatctctagggtattgtcctgtttgatagggtaatgtcactgtaccttgcctctgtcattcacgagtggcctttaaacatttaatgctAATGTAttgtggcgagcgattgtgacgcagttccggtaggccctagtgctgcctccagtgccttggatgaccgtggaggtagcagcagtaggggattcagcgttatgaagcttcatctgtggtggataacgggggagggtgggctgtggcaccctagcagtaccagctgaactcggttgagtctcttgtcaggctgggaggaacgtagagaggagaggtccccctatttgtttcatttgtttgatgtcggctgacgcccaaaattaggggaattgccttggtatatgtatgtacattgctTATTGTTATATATCCCGAGGTTAAGTGGGTAGCGAGGTGACCTCCAGTAACAAAAAATGGTTGGGAAATCAATGGATTATTTGTGCTATATTCAATGTCTGTTCTGCATTCTGCTATTTTGTTTCGGTTTCCATTCATCTGTGTTAAAATTAAGAATTAGGAAAGTTAAACCGGAGGTAACTGTATTTCCAATTAAGATAACTTTCAACAATATATCAGACAAACTTCGATGCTTTGCAACTGAATGcccattattatcaatatgataatGATGCGTATTATTAACCATTAGCATAAGCGTGTTTTAGAGACTGAGCCAAATTCCTTATCGTTCATGACTATTCAAGTTGAATAGCTAACAAACTGGAATTAATTAACTGCAGGAGAGATAGTTGATATGTATTCAGatacattgaaaataaaataaaaacacattttttacaaatattgaacaaATGAGATGGCGTTTCATTATGGTTAAATGACCTGGAAAATCCCTTTTAATGTATATGATGCAGAATTAGCATGCATAATCTGTTCTGAAGGTTATGATAGAAATGAAGAAATGATCATTAAGGAACTATAGGTCCCATAAAAGATACTAGGCGAggtaagccccaccccctgatgacgtcatagccaatagcCAATCACAATACATCCCTctacatgattggctatgacatcattagtgggtggggcttattttgctcggaatctctgcggcgactgtAGTTATCTGTTACACTTACAGATTTAGTAAGTTGACTTTCCAGTTGATTTTTgttccaagagttttttttttattctttaaaggaaattatttatgtaatttttgtttCTGTTGTTCTTCGTGATGTTTATTGCCCCTTTACATAGAGCAGGTTAAATTTAGTAATTTAGAAGTTGTatgatttatttctatataatctcccctatataatgaagatgtTTCTGGCTATATTTAaacacacccccccccacacacacacacacacacacacatatatatatatatatatatatatatatatatatatatatatatatatatatatatatatgtatatatatatatatatatacatacacatctactgtatatatatatatatatatatatatatatatatatatatatatatatatatatatatatacatgtatttatggtaatatatatggtaatgtcattttcaatatatatatatatatatatatatatatatatatatatatatatatatatatatatatatatatatatatatgtatatatatatatatatatatggtaatatttaTGGTAATGTCATTTTCAAACACTATGCTATCTTGAAGATGTGGTCTGTCATTTTAAAAGCACTATTTCATCTTGAAGATGTGCTCTATCATTTCTAAACACTATGCTATCTTGAAGATGTGGTCTGTCACCCAAGCCCTATTTCCTCTTGACTACTTCTGTTTCTTCTTAGCACAACAGAGACAGGAGAACCTCCGTCTGCAGCCTCCAGGGGGACAAGCAATCTGACATTCTCCGTGAATTTCTTTTTCGTCTTCTTCACACTTCTCTTTGCACTTCCCGACCATATCCAGCCCGTGGTCGAAACATATACGAATACATTTACCAgctaatttgaaaaaagaaatataaaattaagaatCATAACCAATAAAATTTGCATTTTAGGCGAATATCTGAGTTCGCCTGAATCTGAGTTTATCTCAAAGCCTGTTCCCCTTTTTTTCccttcttctctgggctatttttcctgttggggcccctgggcttatagcatcctgcttcgaaggttgtaacttagcatttaataataataataataatagtaataataataataataataataataataataataatactgacaacaaAAGTATTACCTGTGGGTAATCACATAAAATCCTATACTATAAGCTGGTTGTAGTTAAACattatcaaaatttaaatattttttactttatatcTAATTTAAAAGAGTTAGCAGGCTAATATCTTTGATCCCTCTTTTTATAAATTATCTTAATACTTATCTTATGGATGAAGGATACATTACATTTACTCTAAAGTTAAGTCATCAAAGAAAAAACTGTTACACACAATGACAATCAAAGTGTTCTTATAATTGGGTTTTATTTACTATTCttaagttcagtaataactatagtccatttcttttagccaagcaaatttgcaccgactcgcaacggtgcccttttagctcggaaaagtttcctgatcgctgattaggtCACCATACCTCAACTGAGCCTCCTCTTTGGACATGATGCCTTTTTGCCACTAAGTCTTGATCAATATAATGAATATGCAATGCGGCTTAtgcagacaaatacacacacacgcacacacacacacacacacacatatatatatatatatatatacatatatatatatatatatgtatatatataaatgtatatatatatatatatatatatatatatatatatatatatatatatatatatatatatatatatatatatatatatatatacagtatacagttaaCACTATGATTTCGGGAATATCAAACACTAAGCTATACTACCGCGTCTATGTTACTTGATACATTACGTCACCTACCGCAGGGTCAGACAGCTGAAGAATCTAATAAGTTTAGGGGCTActgtaattgtgtgtatatatatctatatatatatatatatatatatatatatatatatatatatatatatatatatatatatatatacatatatatatatatatgcatatatatatatatatatatatatatatatatatatatatatatatatatatatatatatgtgtgtgtgtagatatatatatatataggtgtgtgtattgaAAGAAT is part of the Palaemon carinicauda isolate YSFRI2023 chromosome 15, ASM3689809v2, whole genome shotgun sequence genome and encodes:
- the LOC137654380 gene encoding uncharacterized protein — encoded protein: MKITPVSFALVLTMFFIFGIEAKPSEDRSITGNYTDTTVPPTGKCIRICFDHGLDMVGKCKEKCEEDEKEIHGECQIACPPGGCRRRFSCLCCAKKKQK